A window from Intestinimonas massiliensis (ex Afouda et al. 2020) encodes these proteins:
- a CDS encoding V-type ATP synthase subunit F — MSDHYKIAVLGDQDSVLGFKALGLDVFPAETVEEGRETLHRLARESYAIVYLTEQLAQGLAPEIARYKDDLTPAIILIPGKSGSLGIGMDNVKKSVERAVGADIL, encoded by the coding sequence ATGTCTGACCACTATAAGATCGCCGTGCTGGGCGATCAGGACAGCGTCCTGGGCTTTAAGGCCCTGGGCCTGGACGTGTTCCCCGCCGAGACGGTGGAGGAGGGCCGCGAGACCCTCCACCGGCTGGCCCGGGAGAGCTATGCCATCGTCTACCTGACCGAGCAGCTGGCCCAGGGGCTCGCCCCCGAGATTGCCCGTTACAAGGACGACCTGACCCCTGCCATCATCCTGATCCCCGGCAAGAGCGGCAGCCTGGGCATCGGCATGGACAACGTGAAGAAATCCGTGGAGCGCGCGGTGGGCGCAGACATTTTATAG
- a CDS encoding V-type ATP synthase subunit K, which translates to MLEFFEAFGGIGLAFLGAALAVGLCCVGSARGTGMVGEAATGLLTEAPEHFSKCLILQVLPGTQGLYGLVIWFFALFTMGAFSGGIVPLTVTQGLTIFVSCIPMAIGGWLSAKYQGRVAASAINVVAKKPDDWAKGIILCGIVEFYAILSLLASVLLLMNAL; encoded by the coding sequence ATGTTGGAATTTTTTGAGGCGTTTGGCGGAATTGGCCTGGCTTTCCTGGGCGCGGCGCTGGCGGTGGGCCTGTGCTGCGTCGGCTCCGCAAGGGGCACCGGCATGGTGGGCGAAGCGGCCACCGGCCTGCTCACCGAGGCTCCCGAGCACTTCTCCAAGTGCCTGATCCTGCAGGTGCTCCCCGGCACTCAGGGCCTGTACGGCCTGGTCATCTGGTTCTTCGCCCTGTTCACCATGGGCGCCTTCTCCGGGGGGATCGTGCCCCTGACCGTGACCCAGGGCCTGACCATCTTTGTCTCCTGCATCCCCATGGCCATCGGCGGCTGGCTGTCCGCCAAGTACCAGGGCCGCGTGGCCGCCTCCGCCATCAATGTGGTGGCTAAAAAGCCCGACGACTGGGCCAAGGGCATCATTCTCTGCGGCATCGTGGAGTTCTACGCCATCCTGTCCCTGCTGGCCTCCGTGCTGCTGCTGATGAACGCCCTTTAA
- a CDS encoding V-type ATPase subunit, giving the protein MAKKRSEYDYLYISARIHAMENRMLTRERMERMLDARTAEDAAKVLTECGYEDFPALTPAAIEHLLDQARLELFADLRKASPDPGIVDVFCIKYDYHNAKVLLKAAAMGTDPAGLFIDAGRCPVRQLREDFEREDLDHCTPVFRQAVAEARGVLASSADPQAADLILDRAYYEEMLQAARSVNSRFLEGYVRLSIDSANLRSAVRSARMGRGADFLKRVLIQGGNVKLDSLIAAATGGADLAGVFARTPLEGAAEAGAKAMEGGPLTEFERLCDNAVTAYLTQGKRVAFGEHPLIGYLYAREAELTTIRIILTGRLAGLDTDAIRERLRDSYV; this is encoded by the coding sequence GTGGCGAAAAAAAGAAGCGAATACGACTATCTCTACATCTCCGCGCGCATCCACGCCATGGAGAACCGGATGCTGACCCGGGAACGGATGGAGCGGATGCTGGACGCCCGTACCGCCGAGGACGCGGCCAAGGTGCTCACGGAGTGCGGCTATGAGGACTTCCCCGCCCTCACCCCCGCCGCCATCGAGCACCTGCTGGACCAGGCCCGGCTGGAGCTCTTTGCTGATCTGCGGAAGGCGTCGCCCGACCCGGGCATCGTGGACGTGTTCTGCATCAAGTATGATTATCACAACGCCAAGGTGCTGCTCAAGGCGGCCGCCATGGGGACCGACCCGGCCGGACTCTTCATCGACGCCGGGCGCTGCCCTGTCCGGCAGCTCCGGGAGGACTTCGAGCGGGAGGACCTGGACCACTGCACTCCAGTGTTCCGGCAGGCCGTGGCCGAGGCCCGGGGCGTGCTGGCCTCCAGCGCCGACCCCCAGGCCGCCGACCTGATCCTGGACCGGGCTTACTACGAGGAGATGCTCCAGGCCGCCCGGTCGGTGAACAGCCGGTTCCTGGAGGGCTATGTGCGCCTGAGCATCGACAGCGCCAACCTGCGCTCGGCGGTCCGCTCGGCCCGCATGGGCCGGGGCGCTGATTTTCTCAAACGGGTGCTCATTCAGGGCGGCAATGTGAAGCTGGACAGCCTCATCGCGGCGGCCACCGGTGGCGCCGACCTGGCGGGCGTCTTTGCCCGGACCCCCCTGGAGGGGGCGGCGGAGGCCGGAGCCAAGGCCATGGAGGGCGGACCCCTCACCGAGTTTGAGCGGCTGTGCGACAACGCCGTCACCGCTTATCTGACCCAGGGCAAGCGGGTGGCCTTCGGGGAGCACCCCCTCATCGGCTACCTCTATGCCCGGGAGGCAGAGCTCACCACCATCCGGATCATCCTGACCGGACGGCTGGCGGGCCTGGATACGGACGCCATCCGGGAAAGGCTGCGTGATAGCTATGTCTGA
- a CDS encoding MarR family winged helix-turn-helix transcriptional regulator, with product MFVFEAVGQKGAADMKGSGDILMRYLKVTQHMSRLFREHFGRLHLTFPQALVLTVLGEEGPMPISALAERTGSANSTVSGIVDRLEKLELARRERSGEDRRVIYVAATARYEQLRKKTETDVGGYFSSVMDTLTEREKDQIIAALSRLDEALLAWEATE from the coding sequence TTGTTCGTATTTGAAGCAGTCGGCCAGAAGGGAGCGGCAGACATGAAGGGTTCCGGCGATATTCTGATGCGATACCTCAAGGTGACACAGCACATGTCCCGTCTCTTTCGGGAGCATTTTGGACGGCTGCACCTGACCTTTCCACAGGCGCTGGTGCTCACCGTGCTGGGTGAGGAGGGCCCCATGCCCATCAGCGCTCTGGCCGAGCGGACGGGCAGCGCCAATTCCACCGTCTCCGGCATCGTGGACCGGCTGGAAAAGCTGGAGCTGGCCCGCCGGGAGCGCTCCGGTGAGGACCGCAGGGTCATCTACGTGGCCGCCACCGCCCGGTATGAACAGCTCCGGAAAAAGACCGAGACCGACGTGGGGGGATACTTTTCCTCTGTGATGGATACCCTGACGGAGAGGGAAAAGGACCAGATCATCGCGGCGCTGTCTCGCCTGGATGAGGCCCTGCTGGCCTGGGAGGCCACAGAATAG
- a CDS encoding putative glycoside hydrolase, protein MRKNYGYDSYRGRSPLRSVLKWIIALLAAVLVLTVAALLWLQQFMVYSSEGGRLVFPWTEQNTPSASPSAEWESPAVSPTVVVVTPEAPAPEYLHAALLPREALSDGTAEDRLAEAGAQAALFDMKGDDGSLAYVSALDLAVRAGASSADPDRNAAIRELNGREGLYTVARVSCFKDDKLSDADRSLNITTNSGYRWTDPEGLKWSSPTSQTVRQYVAGVCAELAALGFDEILLDNAGYPTQGNLGYIKPGAAYDRAQFSTVIGEFYKEVEEALSDYPEVRLSVATDRDTLEKGKDERSGQTVAALAQSADRLWVRGIGAGWAQCVERLETVGFEEPEVHLVSVQDEPGAKDRSWVCWP, encoded by the coding sequence ATGAGAAAGAATTACGGCTATGATTCTTACCGCGGCCGCTCTCCCCTCCGCAGCGTACTGAAATGGATCATCGCCCTGTTGGCGGCGGTGCTGGTGCTGACGGTAGCTGCATTGCTCTGGCTACAACAATTTATGGTTTACTCGTCTGAGGGGGGAAGGCTAGTGTTCCCGTGGACGGAACAAAATACCCCTTCTGCAAGCCCCTCTGCAGAATGGGAGTCCCCGGCGGTCAGCCCCACAGTGGTGGTGGTCACCCCGGAGGCCCCTGCGCCGGAATACCTCCACGCCGCCCTGCTGCCCCGGGAGGCCCTTTCCGACGGCACTGCGGAGGACCGGCTGGCGGAGGCCGGGGCGCAGGCCGCCCTCTTTGATATGAAAGGGGACGATGGCTCCCTGGCCTATGTTTCGGCGCTGGATCTGGCCGTCCGTGCCGGGGCCTCTTCGGCGGACCCGGACCGCAACGCCGCCATCCGGGAGCTCAACGGCCGGGAAGGGCTCTATACCGTGGCACGGGTCTCCTGCTTTAAGGATGACAAGCTCTCCGACGCCGACCGGAGCCTGAATATCACCACCAACAGCGGCTATCGCTGGACCGACCCCGAGGGGCTCAAGTGGTCCAGCCCCACCAGCCAGACGGTGCGGCAGTATGTGGCCGGGGTGTGCGCCGAACTGGCCGCCCTGGGCTTTGACGAGATCCTGCTGGACAACGCCGGCTACCCCACCCAGGGCAACCTGGGCTATATCAAGCCGGGCGCCGCCTATGACAGAGCGCAGTTCTCGACCGTCATTGGTGAATTCTACAAGGAAGTAGAGGAAGCCCTGAGCGACTACCCGGAAGTCCGGCTCTCCGTGGCTACCGATCGGGACACGCTGGAGAAGGGCAAGGACGAGCGGTCGGGTCAGACCGTGGCCGCCCTGGCGCAGAGCGCCGACCGCCTCTGGGTGCGCGGAATCGGAGCCGGCTGGGCACAGTGCGTGGAACGCTTGGAAACCGTGGGCTTCGAGGAGCCGGAGGTCCATTTGGTGTCCGTGCAGGACGAGCCCGGTGCCAAGGATCGGAGTTGGGTGTGCTGGCCGTGA
- a CDS encoding V-type ATP synthase subunit I — translation MSIVKMKHIRLFGMAADRETLLRQLQHLGCVEISEPTDKLADPDWAALTRVDDAGLARVKADAALLNAALNTLKGIGKEKGGLLQARPEVTEGQLFDEGLRASAMEAAQAVNAQEKRISAIQNEQGKLRAQKAALTPWLELDIPLETTGTREVSATFGAVMSTVALDTVKQALEEATELVEVIPAGKDREFQYVLILCHRSAEETAFETLKKFGFSRSSLRGWTGTARENTDRLEGELRRLEGELEEAKSAIAALVPHREDIKLCIDRMTQEIQREEYKGRLLQSQATIFFEGWVPAENLPALEKVLGQYPAAWEANDPAPEEYPQVPIKLKNNKLTRPLNMVTNMYVLPAYDGVDPNPLMAPFFIFFFGLMMADMGYGILMVAAALVVIYKMKPKDGMADFAGLLLLCGISTFLMGALTGGFFGDFIPQIAKIINPASTLALPALFTPLNDTLAILIGSLVLGLIQIITGMIISVVRKVQTGDVADAIWSEVTWWIILGGAALAILGIGSVGGYPVVLIVGLVMLVIGSTRNAKGFGKLTALIGAVYNGATGFFSDILSYARLMALMLAGSVIAQVFNTLGSVTGNVVGFVIISFIGNMLNFALNLLGCYVHDLRLQCLEFFGRFYKEGGKPFRPLFIHTKYVDIKEE, via the coding sequence ATGTCCATCGTCAAAATGAAACACATTCGCCTGTTCGGCATGGCCGCGGACCGGGAGACCCTTCTCCGGCAGCTCCAGCACCTGGGCTGCGTGGAGATCAGCGAACCCACCGACAAGCTGGCGGACCCCGACTGGGCGGCCCTGACCCGGGTAGACGACGCGGGCCTGGCCCGGGTCAAGGCGGACGCCGCCCTCCTGAACGCCGCCCTGAACACGCTGAAGGGGATCGGCAAGGAGAAGGGGGGGCTGCTACAGGCCCGGCCGGAGGTCACCGAGGGGCAGCTCTTCGACGAAGGGCTGCGCGCCTCCGCCATGGAGGCGGCCCAGGCGGTCAACGCCCAGGAAAAGCGGATCTCCGCCATCCAGAACGAACAGGGCAAGCTCCGGGCACAGAAGGCCGCCCTGACCCCCTGGCTGGAGCTGGACATCCCCCTGGAGACCACCGGTACCCGGGAGGTGTCCGCCACCTTCGGCGCGGTGATGTCCACCGTCGCCCTGGATACGGTGAAACAGGCGCTGGAGGAGGCCACGGAGCTGGTGGAGGTGATCCCCGCCGGCAAGGACCGGGAATTCCAGTACGTATTGATCCTATGCCACCGCAGCGCCGAGGAGACCGCCTTCGAGACGCTGAAAAAATTTGGCTTTTCGCGCTCCTCCCTGCGGGGCTGGACCGGCACCGCCCGGGAGAACACCGACCGGCTGGAGGGGGAGTTGCGCCGGCTGGAGGGCGAGCTGGAGGAGGCGAAAAGCGCCATCGCGGCCCTGGTCCCCCATCGGGAGGACATCAAGCTGTGCATTGACCGCATGACCCAGGAGATCCAGCGGGAGGAGTACAAGGGCCGGCTTTTGCAGTCCCAGGCCACCATCTTCTTCGAGGGCTGGGTCCCGGCGGAAAATCTCCCCGCCCTGGAAAAGGTGCTGGGGCAGTACCCCGCCGCTTGGGAGGCCAACGACCCCGCGCCGGAGGAGTACCCTCAAGTCCCCATCAAGCTCAAGAACAACAAACTGACCAGGCCCCTGAACATGGTCACCAACATGTATGTGCTCCCCGCCTACGACGGCGTGGACCCCAACCCGCTGATGGCCCCCTTCTTCATCTTCTTCTTCGGATTGATGATGGCGGATATGGGCTACGGCATCCTGATGGTGGCCGCCGCCCTGGTGGTCATCTACAAGATGAAGCCCAAGGACGGCATGGCGGACTTCGCCGGACTGCTGCTGCTGTGCGGCATCAGCACCTTCCTCATGGGCGCGCTGACCGGCGGCTTCTTCGGGGACTTCATCCCCCAGATCGCCAAGATCATCAATCCGGCCAGCACCCTTGCGCTGCCCGCTCTGTTCACCCCGCTGAACGACACCCTGGCGATCCTGATCGGCTCGCTGGTGCTGGGCCTGATCCAGATCATCACGGGTATGATCATCAGTGTGGTGCGGAAGGTCCAGACCGGGGACGTGGCCGACGCCATCTGGAGCGAGGTCACCTGGTGGATCATCCTGGGCGGCGCGGCCCTGGCCATCCTGGGCATCGGCAGCGTGGGCGGCTACCCCGTGGTGCTGATCGTGGGCCTGGTGATGCTGGTCATCGGTTCCACCCGCAACGCCAAGGGCTTCGGCAAGCTGACCGCCCTCATCGGCGCGGTCTATAACGGCGCCACCGGCTTTTTCAGCGACATCCTGTCCTACGCCCGCCTGATGGCCCTGATGCTGGCCGGCAGCGTCATCGCCCAGGTGTTTAACACCTTGGGCTCCGTCACCGGCAATGTGGTGGGCTTTGTCATCATCTCCTTCATCGGCAATATGCTCAACTTCGCCCTCAACCTGCTGGGCTGCTACGTCCATGACCTGCGGCTCCAGTGTCTGGAGTTCTTCGGACGGTTCTACAAGGAGGGCGGAAAGCCCTTCCGACCCCTGTTCATTCACACCAAATATGTTGATATTAAGGAGGAATAA
- a CDS encoding V-type ATP synthase subunit E has product MNGIEKITGQIDADVQKEIDELTAQAQAQAAEISAKYEEQAKSDSGAILQKGTQDAAQREERLASVAQLEARKLVLAAKQEMVGKAFDKALADLAALPDEQYVALLADLAVKASRTGREQVIFSQKDRSRFGKAVVTRANEILARQVAPKLPDELTETKAGAVLDKVVTGASAVLAGTGMLTMAEETRPMAGGLILRDDKVETNCSFEVLIHLQKEDLAAEVARALFE; this is encoded by the coding sequence ATGAACGGAATCGAAAAGATCACAGGTCAGATCGACGCCGATGTCCAGAAGGAGATCGACGAGCTGACCGCCCAGGCCCAGGCCCAGGCGGCGGAGATCTCCGCCAAATATGAGGAGCAGGCCAAAAGCGACTCCGGCGCCATCCTCCAAAAGGGGACGCAGGACGCCGCGCAGCGGGAGGAGCGGCTGGCCAGCGTGGCCCAGCTCGAGGCCCGTAAGCTGGTCCTGGCCGCCAAGCAGGAGATGGTAGGCAAGGCCTTTGACAAGGCCCTGGCCGATCTGGCGGCCCTGCCCGACGAGCAGTACGTGGCTCTGCTGGCCGATCTGGCCGTCAAGGCCAGCCGCACGGGCCGGGAGCAGGTCATCTTCTCCCAGAAGGACCGGTCCCGCTTCGGCAAGGCGGTGGTCACACGGGCCAACGAGATCCTAGCCCGGCAGGTGGCCCCCAAGCTCCCCGACGAGCTGACCGAGACCAAGGCGGGCGCCGTGCTGGACAAGGTGGTCACCGGAGCCTCGGCCGTGCTGGCCGGTACCGGGATGCTCACCATGGCCGAAGAGACCCGTCCCATGGCGGGCGGCCTCATCCTCCGGGACGACAAGGTGGAGACCAACTGCTCCTTCGAGGTGCTCATCCACCTCCAGAAGGAGGACCTGGCCGCGGAAGTGGCAAGGGCGCTTTTTGAATAA
- a CDS encoding V-type ATP synthase subunit A, which yields MSGKIVKVSGPLVVATGLEDANMADVVRVGEQRLIGEILTMNGDSASIQVYEETSGLGPGAAVESTGSPLSVELGPGIIENIYDGIQRPLEVIMKQTGKNTLERGVEVPALDREKLWDFVPVAKPGDKVTGGDILGTVQETAVVLHKIMVPPRLSGTVESIQAGKFNVTQTVAVLKKDDGSKVELTMTQKWPVRVGRPYKHKYPPKAPLLSGQRIVDTLFPVAKGGTAAIPGPFGSGKTVMQHQLAKWSDVDIVIYIGCGERGNEMTDVLREFPELQDPRTGESLMKRTVLIANTSDMPVAAREASIYTGITIAEYFRDMGYHVAVIADSTSRWAEALREMSGRLEEMPGEEGYPAYLSSRLAQFYERAGMVECLGSDDERRGSLTAVGAVSPPGGDLSEPVSQATMRIVKVFWALDASLAYRRHFPAINWLNSYSLYLDSLKPWFDEHLGKEFLQNRERAMNILQEEASLNEIVQLVGKDALSPNDQLTLETAKMLREDFLQQNSFMDIDNYSSYDRQEKLMAMILEYDKLCRAAIAKGAAASALFDIPARERIGRAKSVPEAEYPMVYEAIRKDMADQIDAAAAKGGEF from the coding sequence TTGAGCGGAAAGATTGTCAAGGTTTCGGGACCGCTGGTGGTAGCCACGGGCCTGGAAGACGCCAATATGGCCGACGTGGTCCGCGTGGGTGAGCAGCGCCTCATCGGCGAGATCCTCACCATGAACGGCGACTCCGCCTCCATCCAGGTCTACGAGGAGACCTCCGGCCTGGGGCCGGGCGCGGCGGTGGAGTCCACCGGCTCTCCCCTGTCGGTGGAGCTGGGCCCCGGCATCATCGAGAACATCTACGACGGCATCCAGCGCCCGCTGGAGGTCATCATGAAGCAGACCGGCAAGAACACCCTGGAGCGCGGCGTGGAGGTCCCCGCCCTGGACCGGGAGAAGCTGTGGGACTTTGTGCCCGTGGCCAAGCCGGGCGACAAGGTCACCGGCGGCGACATCCTGGGCACCGTCCAGGAGACCGCCGTAGTGCTGCACAAGATCATGGTGCCCCCCCGCCTGTCCGGCACCGTGGAGTCCATCCAGGCCGGCAAGTTCAACGTGACCCAGACTGTGGCCGTGCTGAAGAAGGACGACGGCTCCAAGGTGGAGCTCACCATGACCCAGAAGTGGCCCGTCCGCGTGGGCCGGCCCTATAAGCACAAATATCCCCCCAAGGCCCCCCTGCTGTCCGGCCAGCGCATCGTGGACACTCTGTTTCCCGTGGCCAAGGGCGGCACCGCGGCCATCCCCGGCCCCTTCGGCTCAGGCAAGACGGTGATGCAGCACCAGCTAGCCAAGTGGTCCGACGTGGACATCGTCATCTACATCGGCTGCGGCGAGCGCGGCAACGAGATGACCGACGTGCTCCGGGAGTTCCCCGAGCTCCAGGACCCCCGCACCGGCGAGTCCCTGATGAAGCGGACCGTGCTGATCGCCAACACCTCCGACATGCCCGTGGCCGCCCGTGAGGCATCCATCTACACCGGCATCACCATCGCCGAGTACTTCCGCGACATGGGCTACCACGTGGCCGTCATCGCCGACTCCACCTCACGCTGGGCCGAGGCTCTGCGCGAGATGTCCGGCCGTCTGGAAGAGATGCCCGGCGAGGAGGGCTACCCCGCCTACCTGTCTTCCCGCCTGGCCCAGTTCTACGAGCGGGCCGGCATGGTGGAGTGCCTGGGCTCCGACGACGAGCGCCGGGGCTCCCTGACCGCAGTGGGCGCGGTCTCCCCTCCCGGCGGCGACCTGTCCGAGCCCGTCAGCCAGGCTACCATGCGCATCGTCAAGGTGTTCTGGGCCCTGGACGCCTCTCTGGCCTACCGCCGCCACTTCCCCGCCATCAACTGGCTGAACTCCTATTCCCTGTATCTGGACTCCCTGAAGCCCTGGTTCGACGAGCACCTGGGCAAGGAGTTTTTGCAGAACCGGGAGCGGGCCATGAACATCCTCCAGGAGGAGGCCAGCCTGAACGAGATCGTGCAGCTCGTCGGTAAGGACGCCCTGTCCCCCAACGATCAGCTCACCCTGGAGACCGCCAAGATGCTGCGGGAGGACTTCCTCCAGCAGAACTCCTTTATGGACATTGACAACTACTCCTCCTATGACCGGCAGGAAAAGCTGATGGCCATGATTCTGGAGTACGACAAGCTCTGCCGGGCCGCCATTGCCAAGGGGGCCGCTGCCTCCGCCCTGTTCGACATCCCCGCCCGGGAGCGCATCGGCCGGGCCAAGAGCGTGCCCGAGGCGGAGTACCCCATGGTCTATGAGGCCATCCGCAAGGACATGGCCGACCAGATCGACGCCGCAGCCGCGAAGGGAGGGGAATTCTGA